The DNA region TTGATCGGCTTCGATTCGGCGACGCGGTCCGTGCCGATGGTCAGGAACCGTTCCGGGGAGGCACTGAGGACGGCGACGCCGGGGAATGAGAGCAGCGCGCCGTACGGGACGGGGCTGATGGCCCGCATCATCCGGTAGGCGCCCAAAGGGTCGAGGGTGGCGGTCGTGGAGACCGTGTTGGTCAGACAGATCTCGTAGGACTCGCCGTTGTGGATCTCCTCCAGGCACTCCCCGATCCGCGCCAGGTACTCCTGCTCGCTGTGCCGCCGCACCAGTGACGCTGCGGCGAGCGGGGTCGCCTCGGTGAGGGGCCGGCGGTTCCGGACCGTTTCGCAGGGCAGCAGCGCGAGCAGGACCGCCGTGGCGTCGAGCCATTTGGCGGCCTCGGGGTCGGCTGCTTCGGTGCTGAGGCAGAGAAGGTACGTGCGGCGCTCGGCGTGGTCGACGACGACGGCCCGGTCGGCGAAGAGCAGTGCCGCGTCGGGGGTGGCGGCGGTGTGCTCGGCCGTGGCCCCGGACTCGGCCTTCAGCTCGTAGCCGAGGTAGCCGACGTAGCCGAGGTTGAAGGAGAACGGCAGCCGGGAGTCGACGGGCAGCGTGCGTCGCCGCAGTTCGGCGTCGAGGTAGTCGAAGAACCCCCGCGCCACGAGTTCGTCGGGGCGGCCCGCGCGTTCGACGCGCACGGTGCGGGTGGCGACGCGGTAGGTGATGTACTCGGCGAGCGGGCCGCTTCCGTCACCGAGGACGGAGAAACGGGAGTCGCCGTCGGCGTGGGAGCCGCTGTCGAGCCAGAAGCTGTGCGGACGGCCGCCGAACAGCTCGCTGTACGCCTCCTCCGTGTCGGGCGCCAGGTCCAGGGAGCGGACGTTCAGGTGGTACGCCGAAGGGAGTTCCGCCGCGGCCGGCTCCCGGTGCGCCAGGGACAGGTCGCGGAAGTTGGCGAGCAGTTCACGGCCGTACTCGCTGGAGACCGACTCGGGGTGGAACTGGACGCCCCACAGGGGGAGGCGCCGGTGACGCAGTCCCATGAGGACGCCGTCCTCGGTCCAGGCGACGCCCTCGAGGTCGTCGGAGAGCGCGGTGACGGCGAGGGAGTGGTAGCGAACCACGTCGAACCGCGACGGCAGCCCGGCGAAGAGGTCCTCGCCGTTGTGCCGGATCCGGGAGAGCCGGCCGTGTACGGGCTCGGCGGCGTGCTCGACGGTGCCGCCGAACAGGGTGGCGATGCCCTGATGGCCGAGGCAGACGCCGAGCACGGGCAGCCCGGAGTCGAGGATCGCCCGGCTGCTCACGCCGAAGTCGCGTTCGCGGTCCGGGCGTCCGGGGCCGGGGGAGATGACGATGTTGTCGTAGTCCCCCAGGCGCAGAGCGGACCAGTCGACGTCGTTGTGGACGACGACGGGCGGCTGCCCGTTCACCTCTCCCAGGAGTTGGTAGAGGTTGTAGGTGAAAGAGTCGTAGTTGTCCACGAGGAGGGTGCGGACGGGGCCGTTCATGAGGCGTCGTCCATGGCTGGTCCGTCGATGACCAGGTCTTCGACCCGGCAGGTCTCCTCGATGACCAGGTCGTACAGGCGGCGCAGGAACGTCCCGTCGACGCCGTGCTCGGCCCCGAAACAGGCCGCGCGCTCCTGCACGATGCCGATCCGGTGCGGCTGCATCATCGGGACGTCGTGGTCCCGCTTGAACTCCGCGATGCGCACGCAGATGTCGATCCGGGTCTTCAGGGTGTCCAGCAGTCGCGCGTCGATGAGGTCGAGTTCGGCGCGCATCCCTGCCAGGCCGGCCTCGGCGCTTGAGGTCGTCGTCATGCCTGTGCCTTTCTGAATGTCGTGGTGTAACGGGGACGGTTCTCCTGGTCGCGGTGTCCCTCGGTGCCGGAGAACTGTCCGGTGGCCTGGAGCAGCCCGGGCAGCACGTCGATCTGCGCGTCCCCGTGCTCGATCGCCAGGGCGCCGCCGGGCCGCAGCAGCCGCGCGGCGCAGTCGACGACGGCGCGGATCACTTCGAGCCCGTCGGCTCCGCCGAAGACGGCCGTCCGCGGGTGGTGCTCGCCCCATTCGGGCAGGAGCCTCGTGCCCTCGGGCACGTACGGCGGGTTGGCGAGCACCAGATCCACGCGGCCGTTCAGGCCGGCGAGCAGTGCCGGGTCCGTGACATCCCCCCGGTGCACGGTGGCCGGTGTGTCGCCGGCCCTCTCCCGTGCCGCGGCGTTGCCGCGGGCACAGGCGAGAGCGGCCTCGTCCAGGTCGACCGCGTGGACCACCGCGTCGGGACGGGCGTGGCCGACCGCGAGGGCGACCGCGCCCGATCCCGTGCACAGGTCCACGACGACCGGAGCCTGGGTCTTCTCCACTGCCAAGAGCCCCCAGGCCAGAAGGAGTTCGGTCGGGAAGCGCGGTACGAAGACGTGTTCGTCCACCGTGACGTCGATGCCGCCGAGCCGGGCCCGCCCGGTCAGGTGACCGAGCGGGATCCGGCCGGCCCGCCGGGCGACGAGCGCGCGCAGTTCGCCCGCGGTCGCCGCCGGTACCGGGAGGAGGGGCTCCAAGGTGCTCTCCGTCAGGCCCAGGACGTGGGCCGCCAGGGTCTCGGCGTCCTCCCGCGGGCTCCATACTCCGCTGTCGGCGAGGATGCGCTCGGCGTCCCTGAGCAGTTCTTCGAGAGGCTGGTCGACCACCTTCGTCGTCCTTTCCGGTCAGCCCTGGGCGGCGGCGTGGCTGGCCGCGTAGTAGTCCCGCAGTGCCTTGGCGACGGACGGGTGGATACGGGAGGAGGCGAGCAGCTCCGGGGGCGGTGTGAAGGTCGGGTCGAACTCGTCCGCGATCCGGGTGTAGGCCGTGCGCAGGTAGTGCTCGATGGTGAACGGCCACTCGACGGGGACGTTCCAGTTCGACTCGTAACCGGTGGCGAGCATGTGGGTGACCGTGGTCTCCACGACCTCCTCGCGGCTCACCGGCTGGATCGGGGCCCGTACCGGGCGGAACATCCCGAGGTCGATCGTGGGCTCCTCGCCGAGCAGCAGCGCGGTCATCTCCCGGGCGAGCAGCGGGGAGAGGGTGAGACCGTCCCGGTAGGTGCCGGTCATCATCCACAGGCCGCCGAGCTCCGTCTCCCCGAGCAGCGGCATGCCGTCGAGGGCGACGGGCCGGTTGCCGACCTGGAGGGTGCGCAGCCCGCTCTCGCCGAGGTCGCGGCGGACCTGCCGGTTGGCGCAGTCGAGCAGGAACAGCACGTCGGAGACGAGCGGTGTCTCGCGCGGCTCGGGCGAGATGATGTTGGTCGCGCCGACGTAGACCTGGCCGTCGCCGCGCGGGACGACGTGCAGGCCGCAGGCGAAGGCCCTGTTGGGCGTCCGGATCACGCTGGACGGACCTGTGCCGTCCTGGGTGTCGACGAGGGCGGAGACGCCGTAGCCGCTGATCAGGCGCGGGATACGGGCGGCCTGGTCGGGGACCGTGTCCAGGACGGTCTGGGAGGCGGAGCCGGCCGCCAGCACGAGCTGCTCCGTGACGAGCAGGGTGCCGGACGCGAGCGCGACACCGGTGACCCTGCCCCCGCTGTGCTCGACGCGGGTGGCCTGCTCAGGAACGAGCGTGCCTCCGGCGGCGACGAACGCCTTCTCCAGGCGGGCCAGGAGCTCGTGGGCGTTCACCGCGTGCTCGTTGGGCAGGAACATCGCCTGCAGCGGCCGGCCGGTGGGCTCGGCGTCGATCCACTCGATGTCCTCGGCGTCGATGTCCTCGAACTTCTCGCCGTACTCGATGAGGGTGCTGCGGATCGCCTTGTAGTTGTGGGTGTCGATCTCGGGCAGCCCGACGGCGTTCAGCATGACGACGGTGCCGTCCGCGGTCAGCAGATCGGTGCCGTCGGAGTCGGGCGACAGCTGGGCCAGCCACTCCGGCCACAGCTTGCTCGCCTGGTAGGCCCAGTCGAGCTTCGTGCGGCCGTAGTCGCTCTTGAGGAGGGTGGTCGTGACCTCGCCGAACGTGCCTATCATCGCGCCGGCCGCGGAGGACGCGGCCCAGGGGCGGTGTGGCCGGCCGAGCACCGCCACGCGTATGCCGCGCCGGGCCAGGGTGAGGCCGAGTGACAGGCCGAGGGAGCCGTTTCCGACTACGACGACGTCGTGGACGCGGTCGTCCTCGGATGTGGTTGCGGGCACCAGAATGATTCCCTTCCGGGAGAGGTGAAGTCATAGGACCGCTCGGTGCGGACAGCGGGGCGTCGGGCCCGCGCTCTGTCACCGTGGTCCGGTCAGCCAAACACGCCGGTGAGGGCCGCCCCAAGCCTTTTAGCTGGGTCTAAATCAGCGCTGTCGCGGAGGGATAAGGCGGAACGTCCGGGGGAGTGCCCGGCTCCGCGGACGAGCTCTTCGCCCGTCTCGGTGAGCGAGTGGATGACCCTGCGGCCGGCCCGTTGGCTCGTGACGAGGCTGCAGCCGCGCAGCACGGCGAGGTGCTGGCTGATGGCTCCCGGCGTCACGTCGATCTCGGCGGCCAGTTCACCGGTGGAGACGGGCACGGCGAGGGCCACGAGGACCGCCGCACGGACGCTGCCGAGAAGGGCGGCGAGGGGGCTGGTGAGGCTCTGACCGTGGTTCTGCCACAGGTCGGTGACGCCGGGCCTCGGGTACACGATCATCGACTGGAGCGGCGGCAGCATGGTCAGCACTTCCGGGCCGCAGAAGATGCTGGGCACCAGAATGATGCCCTGGCCACCGAGCGCCTCGTGGAAGGTGTAGGAGCTACGGATGGTGAGCTGGTTGTCCCGCCATCCGATGCGCTCGTGCAGGGAGGAGAAGACGGACGCCGAGCCGGCGGACTCCACCACCCGCATCCGGGCCCGGATGTCGGACTGGAGAACGCCGTGCATCCTGCGCCAGTGCGGCTCGATGGCCAGCTTCCAGTAGGTGAACAGCAGTTCTGTGAGCTGCGCGACGGCCTTCTCCGGCTCGGCCAGCATTCGCCGGTGCAGGAGCGCCGCCTCCTGCCGCCATGCGGCCGGGGTCCCCTGGTCCCCGGCCATCCAGGCCACCTCGTCGACGAAGTCCTCGGGTGAGGTGGCGCGCACCGCCTCGAGCTCGCCGTCGATGCCGGAGAGCGTGGCGGTGGGCGCCGGGGTGAGGAAGTCCGGGATGTACCCGGTGGGGGGTATCACGGCCCGCAAGGGGCGGAGGTCGACGCCCCTGAGCTTGAGACGGACGTCGTCGACCCACGGCTGGTGCTGCCTTCTGCGCTCGGGCCTGGCCAGCATCCGGAAGCTGTAGACGGTCTCTCCGAGTGGAGAGACCGAGAAGCGGACTCTCGCGACGTCGCCCGCGGTCGCGCCGTAGCTGATCAACACAACCCCATTCCCTCGGCGCACCGGGCAGGAGCCGTCTCCGAGCCGCCCCCCCGTGCGCCGTCCCCGCACCCCCGCACGAAGGGGTCGACAGCACGTTAGATGATGGCCGGCAGCCCTAACAGCACGGGGACTTCACGATGACGGAGTGCGGCAAGGGCGGGTACGTCCGGCAAAGGCCGCGTCACGACCCGAACGGGGCGTCAGGCACCTGTCCGAATGACCGGATCCGCCCCGGTCGTCGTCGGCAGGCGGGCGACGCGGCCGACGGCAGCGGACACGCACCGGCTGTAGGGTCCGCGATTTCGCTGTACCCGTTGAACTCGCCGCCGCTGTCGTGGGCTTCGTACTCATACTCGTACTCGAGGTGGGAGTGCGCCACGAAGGCCGAGCGGCCGGGCCGCAGGTGGAAGTACCGAAGGACGCAGTCCTGCTGGTCGCGGAAGAAGCGGACAAGGTAGGCGCCGGGCTCGACATCGCGCGTTCGGCGCGCGTCTCACGGGGACGGTGCGCGCTCAATCGCGGAACCTTCAACCGGCCCGCAGCCGGGCCGACTTCAGTGCCATGTGCAGCAGCAGCCGGTCCTCGCCGTCGTCCAGGTCGAGGCCGGTGAGCTGTTCCACCCGCCCGAGGCGGTAGTACAGCGTCTGACGGTGGATGCCCAGCTGGGCGGCTGTCCGGCCCGCCTGGCCCGCGCAGTCGAGGAACACCTCGGCGGTGCGGGCCAGCGCCGTGTGCGGGCCCTCCAGCAGCGTGCGGGCGACGGGGTCCGGCGTCCGGGGCAGCGCGGTGAGCAGCCGGTACGGTCCGATGGACGCCCAGCCGGCGACCGGGCCGAAGCGGGGTTCCGCCTGGGCCGCCCGCGCGGCCGACCGCGCCTCGTGCCAGGAGGCGGCCAGCTCCGCCAGGCCCCGCCGGGCGGTGGCGATCCCGGCGGTGGTGTCGGGCCCGGCCAGGGCACGCAGCCGGTCCGCGGCCGTCGCCGCCGGGTCCGGGGCGTCGGGGGAGCGCAGCCGGACCAGCGCCGCCAGGGACGGGGTGCCGGCCTCCTCCACCGTGGCGAGGGCCGCCGCCGACGGCACCGTACGCACCGACGGGGGGCCGTCCTGCCACGGGGTCACGCACACCACGGTGTGCAGTCCCTCCGCGTCCGGGCCGAGGGCCTCGCCCAGCGCGGTCACCGCCGCCTCGCGCTGCCGCCCCGGCCCGGCGCCGAGCACCGCGGCGAGCTCGCGGGTCAGGTCCGCGCCCGCCCGCGCCTCGTCGAAGAGCAGCACCCCGATCCGGTCGGCCACCTCCATGGCCGCCGCCAGCTGTCCGTCCGTGGGCCCCGGTTCCGCGTCGAGCAGCCAGACGTAGCCCAGGACGACACCCCGATGGCGTACCGGCAGGCAGACGCGGCCCCGATGGACCCCGGCCTCCGGGGCCGCCGGGATGCGGAGCGGGCCGGTCGCCCGGGTGATGCCGAAGGCCTCGAACCAGGCACGGACGGCAGGGGTGGAGCGCCGGGTGAGGATCGAGCGCGTACGGACGGGGTCCATGGCCGTGTCGTCGTCGCTGTCGTGGGCCCCGAAGGCGACCAGGCCGAAATCACGGTTCTCCAGGGTCGCCGGGGCGCCGAGCAGCGCGGAGATCTCGTCCACCAGCTCCTGGTAATCGCCTTTCACCCCGCCATTCTCGCATCCTTCAGACATATGTCTGAGTCGACGGCCACAGATGCGTGACAGGTGTCGATGGCACGGCGGGGGAAGCTTCCCTAGATTTCACGGTGGTTCTCCGTACCGTCCCGGTCCGTTTGTCTTTGCCCCGGTTCGGTCCCCGTCCGATCTTCCGTGGAGGTGCCCCGTGCTGGGTCCCGTGATTCTCGCCGCGTCCCGCAGCGACAAGATGCGTCGTTTCGTCTCGGCCGCC from Streptomyces sp. NBC_01754 includes:
- the pabB gene encoding aminodeoxychorismate synthase component I, with product MNGPVRTLLVDNYDSFTYNLYQLLGEVNGQPPVVVHNDVDWSALRLGDYDNIVISPGPGRPDRERDFGVSSRAILDSGLPVLGVCLGHQGIATLFGGTVEHAAEPVHGRLSRIRHNGEDLFAGLPSRFDVVRYHSLAVTALSDDLEGVAWTEDGVLMGLRHRRLPLWGVQFHPESVSSEYGRELLANFRDLSLAHREPAAAELPSAYHLNVRSLDLAPDTEEAYSELFGGRPHSFWLDSGSHADGDSRFSVLGDGSGPLAEYITYRVATRTVRVERAGRPDELVARGFFDYLDAELRRRTLPVDSRLPFSFNLGYVGYLGYELKAESGATAEHTAATPDAALLFADRAVVVDHAERRTYLLCLSTEAADPEAAKWLDATAVLLALLPCETVRNRRPLTEATPLAAASLVRRHSEQEYLARIGECLEEIHNGESYEICLTNTVSTTATLDPLGAYRMMRAISPVPYGALLSFPGVAVLSASPERFLTIGTDRVAESKPIKGTRPRAADPEEDRALREGLLASEKDRAENLMIVDLLRNDLNTVCEVGSVHVPRLFDVETYAPVHQLVSTVRGTLRDGVSAVDCVRASFPGGSMTGAPKLRTMEIIDRLEEGPRGVYSGALGWFSLGGAADLSIVIRTVVATAEGTSFGVGGAVIALSDPAEEFEETLVKSRTMTATIAAGVAGRVPLQAEKADA
- a CDS encoding chorismate mutase family protein, which gives rise to MTTTSSAEAGLAGMRAELDLIDARLLDTLKTRIDICVRIAEFKRDHDVPMMQPHRIGIVQERAACFGAEHGVDGTFLRRLYDLVIEETCRVEDLVIDGPAMDDAS
- a CDS encoding N5-glutamine methyltransferase family protein; protein product: MVDQPLEELLRDAERILADSGVWSPREDAETLAAHVLGLTESTLEPLLPVPAATAGELRALVARRAGRIPLGHLTGRARLGGIDVTVDEHVFVPRFPTELLLAWGLLAVEKTQAPVVVDLCTGSGAVALAVGHARPDAVVHAVDLDEAALACARGNAAARERAGDTPATVHRGDVTDPALLAGLNGRVDLVLANPPYVPEGTRLLPEWGEHHPRTAVFGGADGLEVIRAVVDCAARLLRPGGALAIEHGDAQIDVLPGLLQATGQFSGTEGHRDQENRPRYTTTFRKAQA
- a CDS encoding NAD(P)/FAD-dependent oxidoreductase, which codes for MPATTSEDDRVHDVVVVGNGSLGLSLGLTLARRGIRVAVLGRPHRPWAASSAAGAMIGTFGEVTTTLLKSDYGRTKLDWAYQASKLWPEWLAQLSPDSDGTDLLTADGTVVMLNAVGLPEIDTHNYKAIRSTLIEYGEKFEDIDAEDIEWIDAEPTGRPLQAMFLPNEHAVNAHELLARLEKAFVAAGGTLVPEQATRVEHSGGRVTGVALASGTLLVTEQLVLAAGSASQTVLDTVPDQAARIPRLISGYGVSALVDTQDGTGPSSVIRTPNRAFACGLHVVPRGDGQVYVGATNIISPEPRETPLVSDVLFLLDCANRQVRRDLGESGLRTLQVGNRPVALDGMPLLGETELGGLWMMTGTYRDGLTLSPLLAREMTALLLGEEPTIDLGMFRPVRAPIQPVSREEVVETTVTHMLATGYESNWNVPVEWPFTIEHYLRTAYTRIADEFDPTFTPPPELLASSRIHPSVAKALRDYYAASHAAAQG
- a CDS encoding ArsR/SmtB family transcription factor, with translation MLISYGATAGDVARVRFSVSPLGETVYSFRMLARPERRRQHQPWVDDVRLKLRGVDLRPLRAVIPPTGYIPDFLTPAPTATLSGIDGELEAVRATSPEDFVDEVAWMAGDQGTPAAWRQEAALLHRRMLAEPEKAVAQLTELLFTYWKLAIEPHWRRMHGVLQSDIRARMRVVESAGSASVFSSLHERIGWRDNQLTIRSSYTFHEALGGQGIILVPSIFCGPEVLTMLPPLQSMIVYPRPGVTDLWQNHGQSLTSPLAALLGSVRAAVLVALAVPVSTGELAAEIDVTPGAISQHLAVLRGCSLVTSQRAGRRVIHSLTETGEELVRGAGHSPGRSALSLRDSADLDPAKRLGAALTGVFG
- a CDS encoding PucR family transcriptional regulator, which encodes MKGDYQELVDEISALLGAPATLENRDFGLVAFGAHDSDDDTAMDPVRTRSILTRRSTPAVRAWFEAFGITRATGPLRIPAAPEAGVHRGRVCLPVRHRGVVLGYVWLLDAEPGPTDGQLAAAMEVADRIGVLLFDEARAGADLTRELAAVLGAGPGRQREAAVTALGEALGPDAEGLHTVVCVTPWQDGPPSVRTVPSAAALATVEEAGTPSLAALVRLRSPDAPDPAATAADRLRALAGPDTTAGIATARRGLAELAASWHEARSAARAAQAEPRFGPVAGWASIGPYRLLTALPRTPDPVARTLLEGPHTALARTAEVFLDCAGQAGRTAAQLGIHRQTLYYRLGRVEQLTGLDLDDGEDRLLLHMALKSARLRAG